From Candidatus Dormiibacterota bacterium:
CTCGAGGTGCCGCGCGGTGGTCACCATCGCGGCGGCGGCACCGCCGGACATCCGGCAGCGCTGCCGTGCCCAGGAGACGATCGAGGCCGCACCCTCGGCGAGGTGCCCGTGCCGGCGTGCGAACCGCGCCAGCCGGCGGCCACGCTCGGCCTGGATGCGGTCGAGGTCGCAGCTGAGGGCCACGATGCTCTCGCCGAGGGCGGCGTCGTCGAGGCCGTCGAGGTCCTCGGCGGCGAGGACGTCGATCGCCGCGGTCAGGCCGGCTGCCGTGTGCGAACCCATACATACTAGAATAGCGAACATGCGTTCCCATACACAACCATGCTGGCCGCCGGGGACATGGGCGTGGAGGCGGTCGGGGAAGGCGGTGACGACCTCGGCCGGTCGCCGTGGCGTGACCGGACCCAGCACCTCTCCGGTGTGTACGGCGAGGCCGGCGGTGGCACCGCTGCGCCTGCGACCTCTACCTCGGCGATCCCTCCGCCTGGGTCACGAATGAACGCCGGGCGCCACTAGCTCCTCTCGGACCCGACCACCGAGACGAAGCTCACGCACTCCCCCGGGCCGCCGCCGAGGTTGTGGGTGAGCGCCAGCTTCCGCCCCGCGGCGACGCTGGGGATGGTGCGCTCCTCGGGAGCCTCGCCGCGCAGCTGCAGCCAGCACTCGAAGAGCATCCGCAGCCCGCTGGCGCCGATGGGATGGCCGAAGGCCTTCAGCCCGCCGTCGGGGTTGACGGGCAGCTCGCCGCCGAGGTCGAAGGTGCCGCTGAGCACGTCCTCCCAGCCGGCGCCGCGCTCGCTGAAGCCGAGGTCCTCCATGAGCACCAGCTCGGTCGGGGTGAAGCAGTCGTGCACCTCGGCCATGGCCAGCTCGCTGCGCGGGTCGCGCACCCCGGCCTGGGCGTAGGCGTCCCTCGCCGCGGCCACCACCTCGGGGAAGGTGGTGAAGTCGTAGTCGGGGTCGAGCATCCCGGCGGCCGGGCCGGCGACGAAGGACAGGCCCTTCACGTACATGGGATGGTCGGTGTAGCGGTGGGCATCCTCGGCGCGCACCAGGATCGCCGCGGCGCCGCCGTCGCTCACCCCCGAGCAGTCGAAGACCCCGAGCTGGCCGGCGATCAGGGGCGCGTTCTGGATGGTCTCCTTCGGCACCTCCCTGCGGAACTGGGCACGGGGATTGCGGGCGCCGTTGGCGTGGTTCTTCCAGGCGATGCGGGTCATCACCTCCTTGAGCGCCTCGGTCGACACTCCGTACTTCTTCGCGTAGGCGGGGGCGAGCAGGCTGAACATCGCCGGCGCGCTGATCTCCCCGATCCCACCGGTGCCGTCGTTGGGCGGGGCGGGGATGGCGAGGCCGGAGAACCCCGAGTCCTTCAGCTTCTCGACCCCGACCGCCATCACCATGTCGTAGGCGCCGCTGGCGACCGCGTAGCAGGCGTTGCGGAACGCCTCCGAGCCGGTGGCGCACATGTTCTCCATCCGCGACACCGGACGGTAGTCGAGCTTGAGCGGGCGGCTCAGGGTGAGGCCGCTCAGCCCCGAGGCCATGGTGCCGAGCCAGAAGGCGTCGATGTCCTCCAGGGCGACGCCCGCCGAGGTCACCGCATCGCCCGTGGCGTCGATCAGCAGGTCGTCGGTGGAGCGCCCCCAGTGCTCGCCGAAGGTGGTGCAGCCCATGCCGATGACGGCGACCCGGTCGCGAATACCGTTCGAAGCCATTGCCGTCTCCCTCAGGTGCGCGCGGCGCCGTTGCTTCCGTTCCTGCCACTGGCGGCGACAACCCCCGAGCGCACGGGGCGGGCCTTCCAGAAGTAGTTGTGGATGCCCCCGGCGGTGACCACCCTGCGGAAGGTCATCTCCACCCGGTCGCCGATGGCCACCTCGCCGGGGGCCACGTCGGTGAGCTGGCAGCGGAAGCGGCCGCCACCGTCGAAGTCGATGACCGCCGCCACCAGCGGGGGGCTGGGGGTGTGGGCGAGCCGGTCGACGGTGAAGGTGGCCACGGTGGCGCGGACGTCGGCGAGCGGCTCGCCGCCCATCCGGTCGATCGCATGGCAGCGCACGCACACCCGCGCCGGTGGCAGGTGACGGGTGCCGCACGCATCGCAGCGCGAGGCGACGAAGCCGAACTTCCACCCGTCACCGCGGCGCGCCGGCGGCGCCGCCGGCGGCTCGGGGTCGGGGCGCCGCGGCGGCTCGCGCTCGAGCAGGTCGCGCCAGGTCAGGAAGGTGGCGTAGGCGAGGCCGTCGTTCCCCGCCGCGACCTGGGCGGCCACCGGGTCGGGGGCGCGGTGGGCGGCGAGCGCCGCGGTGGTCCGCAGCAGCAGCACCGAGGCGCCGTCGGCGAGCACCACCAGCGCCAGGGTCTGGCCCGGCGCGGCGCGGTCGAGGAGGTCGGCGAGGACGATGCCGGGGTGGGCGGTGCCGGTGTTGCCGATCGCGCCGGTGAGGTCGCCGGCGACCGCCTCGCGGCGCACCCCGCTGGCCCGGGCGACGGCGCGGACGGCGCGGCCGTGCACGCCGGCGACGCCGAGATGGTCGATGTCCGTGGGGGTGAGCCCCGCATCCTCGAGGGCGGCGGTGAGCGCGGAGGCCACCAGCGGCGCGTAGACGTGCTCGCCGAAGCGCTCCTCCCACACCCGCGAGGC
This genomic window contains:
- a CDS encoding acetyl-CoA acetyltransferase, which encodes MASNGIRDRVAVIGMGCTTFGEHWGRSTDDLLIDATGDAVTSAGVALEDIDAFWLGTMASGLSGLTLSRPLKLDYRPVSRMENMCATGSEAFRNACYAVASGAYDMVMAVGVEKLKDSGFSGLAIPAPPNDGTGGIGEISAPAMFSLLAPAYAKKYGVSTEALKEVMTRIAWKNHANGARNPRAQFRREVPKETIQNAPLIAGQLGVFDCSGVSDGGAAAILVRAEDAHRYTDHPMYVKGLSFVAGPAAGMLDPDYDFTTFPEVVAAARDAYAQAGVRDPRSELAMAEVHDCFTPTELVLMEDLGFSERGAGWEDVLSGTFDLGGELPVNPDGGLKAFGHPIGASGLRMLFECWLQLRGEAPEERTIPSVAAGRKLALTHNLGGGPGECVSFVSVVGSERS
- a CDS encoding OB-fold domain-containing protein; protein product: MGGLIAYGAYIPYNRLQRSRIAAVLGSGGGPGTRAVASYDEDTTSMGTEAARAALHMLDDPSSTPRQLYFATAAPAYLDKTNAGAIHAALRLPESALAVDMAGAVRSGVGALLAAADARVPTLAVLADVRTGLPGGGDEREGGDGAAAFVLGGDAPGAPVLAEIVGHRSTTAEFLDRWRLPGDRASRVWEERFGEHVYAPLVASALTAALEDAGLTPTDIDHLGVAGVHGRAVRAVARASGVRREAVAGDLTGAIGNTGTAHPGIVLADLLDRAAPGQTLALVVLADGASVLLLRTTAALAAHRAPDPVAAQVAAGNDGLAYATFLTWRDLLEREPPRRPDPEPPAAPPARRGDGWKFGFVASRCDACGTRHLPPARVCVRCHAIDRMGGEPLADVRATVATFTVDRLAHTPSPPLVAAVIDFDGGGRFRCQLTDVAPGEVAIGDRVEMTFRRVVTAGGIHNYFWKARPVRSGVVAASGRNGSNGAART